One window of the Pristiophorus japonicus isolate sPriJap1 chromosome 23, sPriJap1.hap1, whole genome shotgun sequence genome contains the following:
- the LOC139235700 gene encoding ras-related protein Rab-34-like: MILVHDPRATILVQDPRATILMQDPRATILVREPRAMILVREPRATNLVQNPRATILARDPRATILVREPRATILVQDPRATILVQDPRATILVQDPRATILVREPRATILVRDPRAMILVQNPRATIFMQEPRATILVWEHRAMI; encoded by the coding sequence ATGATATTAGTGCACGATCCCAGAGCCACCATCTTAGTGCAGGaccccagagccaccatcttaATGCAGGACCCCAGAGCCACCATCTTGGTGCGGGAACCCAGAGCCATGATATTAGTGCGGGAACCCCGAGCCACCAACTTAGTGCAGAaccccagagccaccatcttagCGCGGGaccccagagccaccatcttagTGCGGGAACCCAGAGCTACCATCTTAGTGCAGGaccccagagccaccatcttagTGCAAGACCCGAGAGCCACCATCTTAGTGCAGGaccccagagccaccatcttagTGCGTGAACCCAGAGCCACCATCCTAGTGCGGGACCCCAGAGCTATGATCTTAGTGCAGAATCCCAGAGCCACCATCTTCATGCAGGAACCCAGAGCCACCATCCTAGTGTGGGAACACAGAGCCATGATTTAG
- the LOC139235701 gene encoding putative uncharacterized protein ENSP00000383309: MILVLEPRATILVQNPRATILVQDPRATILVRESRAMILLREPRATILVQDPRATILVRVSRATFLVRDPKAMILVPNPRATIFMQEPRATILVREHRAMILVREPRAVILVQEPRSTILVQEPRATILVREPRATILVREPRATIIVRDPRAMILVRDPRAMILVRDPRAMVLVQDPRAVILVREPRATILVREPRATILVREPRATILMQDPRATILVQETRATILVQETRAMILVREPRATILVRDPRATILVQDPRATILVQEPRATILVREPRATILMQDPRATILVQETRATILVQKTRAMILVREPRATILVRDPRAMNFVRDPRAMILVRDPRATSLVREPRAMISVPTPEP; the protein is encoded by the coding sequence ATGATATTAGTGCTGGAACCCCGAGCCACCATCTTAGTGCAGAaccccagagccaccatcttagTGCAGGACCCGAGAGCCACCATCTTAGTGCGGGAATccagagccatgatcttattgcgggAACCAAGAGCCACCATCTTAGTGCAGGaccccagagccaccatcttagTGCGGGTATCCAGAGCCACCTTCCTAGTGCGGGACCCCAAAGCTATGATCTTAGTGCCGAACCCCAGAGCCACCATCTTCATGCAGGAACCCAGAGCCACCATCCTAGTGCGGGAACACAGAGCCATGATCTTAGTGCGGGAACCCAGAGCCGTGATCTTAGTGCAGGAACCCAGATCCACCATCTTAGTGCAGGAACCCAGAGCCACCATCTTAGTGCGGGAACCCAGAGCCACCATCTTAGTGCGGGAACCCAGAGCCACCATCATAGTGCGGGATCCTAGAGCCATGATCTTAGTGCGGGATCCTAGAGCCATGATCTTAGTGCGGGATCCTAGAGCCATGGTCTTAGTGCAGGACCCCAGAGCCGTGATCTTAGTGCGGGAACCCAGAGCCACCATCTTAGTGCGGGAACCCAGAGCCACCATCTTAGTGCGGGAACCCAGAGCCACCATCTTAATGCAGGaccccagagccaccatcttagtgcaggaaaccagagccaccatcttagtgcaggaaaccagagccatgatcttagtgcgggaacccagagccaccatcttagtgcgggaccccagagccaccatcttagTGCAGGACCCCAGAGCCACCATATTAGTGCAGGAACCCAGAGCCACCATCTTAGTGCGGGAACCCAGAGCCACCATCTTAATGCAGGaccccagagccaccatcttagTGCAGGAAACCAGAGCCACCATCTTAGTGCAGAAAACCAGAGCCATGATCTTAGTGCGGGAACCCAGAGCCACCATCTTAGTGCGGGATCCTAGAGCCATGAACTTCGTGCGGGATCCGAGAGCCATGATCTTAGTGCGGGATCCTAGAGCCACCAGCTTAGTGCGGGAACCCAGAGCCATGATCTCAGTGCCGACCCCAGAGCCATGA
- the LOC139235702 gene encoding probable G-protein coupled receptor 139, whose protein sequence is MDLNLRSVAWKDATLDGRFIWRFDYFVENYHYYSLKTRVIVAIQMTQMFYYPLLAIVGIPVNILTIVILSRGKCGLSKCVTRYLLAMSAADLLVIILDLVLRQIPIRYAEYFQFVYLIRVCNIHSVLLYTTTDCSVWFTVTFTFDRFVAICCQKLKTKYCTERTAAVVLGTVTVLSFLKDITWYFMLSDTYGFANSPWPCGGRNNVMFSKIWGSIESLHYLLNPCVPFVVILLLNALTIRYILVASRARRRLRGPSSAETPRDPEMESRRKSIILLLVVSANFILLWSMLTVYSITRRLYVLDVQSTPLLDTWVVELGFMLQLLSCCTNTAIYAVTQTKFREQFKNMLKYPFTLIVKFIKR, encoded by the exons atGGATCTGAATCTGAGATCAGTGGCTTGGAAAGATGCAACACTGGATGGGCGCTTCATTTGGAGATTTGACTACTTTGTTGAAAATTATCATTACTACAGTTTAAAAACACGGGTAATCGTGGCAATTCAGATGACGCAAATGTTCTACTATCCTCTCCTGGCTATTGTTGGTATTCCCG TTAACATCTTGACGatcgtgatcctgtcccggggaaagtgcggactctccaaatgtgtcacccgTTACCTGCTGGCCATGTCAGcagcggatctcctggtcattatcttgGACCTAGTACTGAGGCAGATTCCAATTCGTTATGCGGAATATTTTCAGTTTGTGTACTTAATCCGTGTGTGTAATATCCACAGCGTGCTGCTTTATACAactacagactgttctgtctggttcaccgtcactttcaccttcgatcgatttgtggccatttgttgccagaagctgaaaactaaatattgcaccgagagaacggcggctgtggttctgggaacagtgacagTGCTGAGTTTTTTAAAGGACATCACCTGGTATTTTATGTTGAGCGATACGTATGGGTTTGCGAACTCACCCTGGCCTTGTGGTGGGAGAAACAATGTTATGTTTTCAAAGATCTGGGGGTCAATCGAGAGCCTTCACTATCTCCTCAACCCGTGTGTCCCATTTGTGGTGATTCTGCTGCTCAACGCTCTCACCATCAgatacattttagtggccagcagagctcgCCGCAGACTCCGGGGTCCCAGCAGTGCGGAGACTCCCAGAGACCCCGAGATGGAGAGccgcaggaaatccatcattttactgctggTGGTCTCGgcgaatttcatcctgttatggtcaATGCTTACGGTGTATTCTATAACTAGGCGTCTGTACGTACTGGATGTCCAGTCGACTCCTTTACTAGATACTTGGGTCGTGGAACTGGGCttcatgctgcagctgctgagttgctgcacaaacacggctATTTATgccgtgacacagactaagttcagagagcagtttaaGAATATGTTGAAATATCCTTTTACTCTGATTGTGAAATTCATTAAACGATGA